Below is a window of Polyangiaceae bacterium DNA.
TTCTGGTAGTTGGTCACGAGCTTGTCCAGGAAGGCCGCGTAGATGCTCTGGTGGATGATCAGCCGGCGCGTGGAGGTGCAGCGCTGGCCCGCCGTGCCCACGGCGCCGAAGAACGCGGACGCCAGCGCTCCGCGCAGGTCGGCCTTGTCGGAGATGATCAGCGCGTTGTTGCCGCCGAGCTCCAGGATGGTGCGGCCGAGCCGCTTGCCCACGACCTCGCCGATGTGGCGGCCGAGCTTGGTCGAGCCCGTCGCGCTGATCAGAGCGAGGCGCGGGTCCTCGACGATGCGCTCGCCGACGCCGGAGCCCCGCCCGATGATCACCGTCGAGACGGCGGCGGGCACTCCCGCGGCGCGGAGCACGTCCCGGGCGATGTTCTGGCAGGCGACGGCGCACAGCGGCGTCTTGCTCGAAGGCTTCCAGATGACCGGATCGCCGCACACGAACGCCAGCGCGCTGTTCCAAGCCCAGACGGCGACGGGGAAGTTGAATGCGGTGATGACGCCGATGGGACCGAGCGGGTGCCACTGCTCCATCATGCGGTGCATGGGGCGCTCGCTCTGGAGCGTGGGGCCCGAGAGCGTCCGCGACAGCCCGACGGCGTAGTCGCAGATGTCGATCATCTCCTGGACCTCACCCAGGCCCTCGGTGAGGATCTTGCCCATCTCGAGCGAGACCAACCGGCCCAGCATCTCCTTCTTCTCCCTGAGCGCGGCGCCGAGCAGCCGCACCACCTCGCCGCGCTTGGGGGTGGGCACGGCGCGCCATGTCTCGAAGGCTTTGGCGGCAGCCGACGCGACCTTCTCGTAGTCGCTCTCGCTCGCCTGCTCGATCTTCGCGAGCAGCTCCCCGGTGGTCGGGCTCTTCACCTCGATGAAGTCGCCGCTCGACGCGAACCACTCGTCGCCCGCGCTCGCGCCCTTCAGGCTCGCGCTCAAGCCGAGCGCCTCGAAGATCCCGTCCTTGTTCTGAGTTGCCATGCGATCCGTCCTCTCGGAGCCGCCCATCCAAGCGTCGGACCGGCCGGCGAGCAAGCTCGGCGCGTGAGTGGGCCGGATTCTGCTGGGATGGCGAGTCTGCTCGAGGGCGAGTTGTCGGGCAGGTGACAGCGCCCAAGTGCGGCTCGGTGCTCACGCGCCGCCGAAGCCGCACGCAAAGCCCATCGAGTAGCGCGCGTTGATCTCGCTCCGTGGGTTGAAGCCGAGCTCGCCCGTCCCCGAGCGATAGCTGTAGGCGTCGACGCCGAAGGGACCGAAGTAACCTTCGGCGTGCAGCGCGGCGGCGACGCGCTCGGCCTCGGCCTGAAGCTGGGCGGCGAACGGCAACGCGCGGAGCTCGGCGCCGGAGAGGCGCGCGGTCGAGAGCCAGGCGCCGTGCGCATCACAGCGTTGCACGACGATGGCGCCGAAGCGCGCGGCGCCGCTCGGGGCGATCTTGCCGTGTTGGGCGTACTCCGTGACGACGTCGGCGTGGGGCTCGATCACGACTCCGGCGCTCTTCAGGCTGGCCTGGACGAAGCGCCAGTCATGCGGCGAGAGCTCTGGGCTCGGATCGATCACCCGCTGACCCCGGCCGGCCATGCCGAAGGCGCGCTTCACGCGCCAGGCGCGGAAGCCCCTCGGAGGCCGACGGGTGAGGAGCGCGCGCGCCGCGGCCTCGTCACTGACGAAGGCGGCGCCGGGCAGCGTCTCGCCCAGGGATGCGCAGAACTCGCGTCCGTTCACCCGGGTCAGCACGGCGACGCCGGGGTGCGGCTCGACGACCGCGCCGGCGCGCTCGAGCATCGCCCGCGCGCGGGGCGTCATGCAGAACGCCCGGCCGGCGCGTCCGGCTGCGGACCCGGGTGGCGACGTCTCGTCCACCAAGACGTCTCCCGCGGCCAGGAGCCCCCTCGCGAGCTGGCCCCGCCACGCGAGCATCGCGGCGAGGACGCGCCGAGACGGCGCGTAGGGCGAGCCCCGCGCGCCGAGCTCCAGATCGGCGTCCAGGTTCAGGACCCAGGCGTGTCCGGCATCCATCTTTCGAGCTCGTCGAGGAAGTCTTCGGGCTGTCCCGCGCGCGCGCGGGCGTCGCGGCGCAAGGGGAGGCCGCGCATCAAGAGCGGGGAGAGCGGAGCCGGCAGGGCCCGGCGCCACGAGGCGAAGTCGAGCCCGCCCGTCAGGGTAGTGAACCAACGCACGCCGAAGCGCACGTGGGCGATCTCCTCGAGCCCCACGAGCTCCTGCACGCGCGCCGACTCCTCGTCGCCGGCCTCGCGGAACGCCGCGGCGAAGTGCGCGGAGTGGTCGAGGTTCGCGCTCTCCAGGCCCAGGCCCATGACCGCGACGAACGACGCGGCGTCGGGGCAGGAGGGCACGCGCTCCCAGAACCAGTCGCGCACCGCGAACTCGCCGATGCGATGCCCGAGCCGCTCGATGGCCCCGACGTACAGGCGCATGTGTCGCACCTCGTCGAGCGCGATGCGCAGGAGGCCTTCGCGGAACTCGCGCGGCGCGTCCGGAAACGCGAGCACTGCCCAGGCCATGAGCTCGGCCGCCTGCAGCTCGTGGTGGAAGAACGCGTGCAGCACCTGGGCGCGGCCCCGCGGCGTGCCGAGGCCGCGCTTCTTCTCGGCGCGCGCCACGACTCGGAGCTCGGCGGGGCGCCCGGGCGCGTCGATGCGGCGCGCGGGCGGCGCGGGCTCCCAAGTCTCCGGCGGCGTCGCGGGCGCGAGCTTCTCGTCCAGGGACGTCGAGAGCACGTAGTCCCAAGCCCAGCGCTCGACGCTGCCGGCGCGGGGGGGCTCGGCGCTCACGCTGCACCCGAGCGCGCGTCTGCGCGTGCAGCTTCCAGAGCGTCCACCAACCGATCGATGTCCAGCGCCTCGGTGCGGTGGTTGTTCACGCAGGCGCGGAGGGCGCGGGCGCCGTTCGCGAAGCGCGGTACCGAGAGCCAGCCCCCGGCGCTGGCGATCGTCGCGCGCGCGACAGCGTCCAGGAAGCGCCCGTCCGCGCGCTCTGCTCCGTCAGAGGCGTCCACGAAGCACACGATCGGCAGCGGGGTGTCGTTGACGAGTTGCCAGCCGCGTTCGCGGAGCCGCGCGCGGAGCCGCTCGGCGAGCGCGACCTGGCGGCGGAGCGACTCGGCGTAGCCGTCCCAGCCGATCGCGAGCAGCGGCAGGAGCACTCGGAGCCCGAGGAAGCGGCGCGACCACTGCATCGAGCGCGCGTAGGGGTCGCTGGCTCCGTCCCGCGGCATGTAGCCGGTTCGATCCGCGAACACGCGCTCGAGGACGCCGTCTCGCCGCGTGAGGAACGCGCCGGTGCCGATCGGCGCCGACAGGACCTTGTGCGCGTCGAAGGTGATCGAGTCGGCGCGTGCGATGCCTTCGAGTGCCCCGCGGAGCTCGGGGACCAGCGCCGCCAGTCCCCCCCAGGCCGCGTCCACGTGCAGCCAACAGCCCTCGCGCCCGGCGATCGCGGCGATCTCGCCGATCGGATCGATGGCGCCGGAGCCGGTCGTGCCCGCGGTCGCCACCACCAGGAACGGCAAGGCGCCGCGCGCGCGATCCTGGGCGATGGCCTCGCGCAGCGCGTCCGGTTTCATGCGCTGGCGTGCATCGGCGGGGATGGTCCTGACGGCCCGAGCGCCGAGCCCTGCCAGGCGCGCGGCCCGGGTGACGGTCGCGTGACCCTCGGCGGACACGTACAGACAGGGCTCGCCGGCGAGCGAGCGCGCGCCGCGCTCGCCGAAGTCCGGGAACGCTGCGTCCAGCGCGCAGGCGACGGCGGTCATGTTGGCCTCGCCCCCGCCGGAGGTGAATGCGCCTCGGGTCGAGCCCGCAGTCCAGCCGAAGCGCGCGCCGAAGGCTGCGATCAAGCAGTCCTCGACCGCGACGGGCCAGGGCGCGTGACCTCGCGTCGCGAGCTGAGGGTTGAACCCGGACACCAGCGCGTCCGCGACCACGGCGAGCGCGGCTGGCGCGGGGTTGAACAGCCCGAAGTAGCGCGGATGGTCCGGATGGACGATCCCGAGCTCCAGGGCCCCGGCGACCTCGGCGACCACGGCGTCCGGCTCGCGTGGCGTCCCGTCGAGGAGGCGCTCCAATGACATCGCCGCCGAGATCGGCACGATCGCAGCCCCGGCGTCCTCGCTCAGCCGAGTCTGGTGCGCCTCGAGCAGCTCGGCGACCTGGCGCCAGAGCGCCGCCCGCGTCTCGGGGTCGAGGTCCAGGAGCGAGCCCTGTCGAGGCATGCGGGCCCGAGCTTAGCGCGTGCTGCCCTCGGCGCGCTGCCTGGCCGCGCGCTCGGCGCGCCTGTTGGCCGCCCAGCGCTCCGGACCCTGGACGATGCACTCCAGGTAGCCCGCGGCGTCGAACGCCCGGGGCGAGTAGCGGCTGGCACTCTGATTGTTGTAGTTGAAGCAGACCCGGTGGTGAGCTTCCAGGCGCTCCTCGCAGACGTCCTCGGAGCCGAGCCGCTCCACGCAGCCGGGCAAGGCCCCGCGCCGCGCGTCGCGATCCTCCGAGCGCACGCGCCACCAGAGCAGCGTCATCACGGCCGCGAGCCCGAGCGCCGAGACGGTCAGCGCGCGTACCAGGAATCGAGGCTCGCTGAGCAGGCGCACTGAGCGGAGCCTAGCAGAGCCGCGTCCGTCAATCCGCCCGGTGCGCGATCTCGGGGGGCGCTTCGAAGAAGCGGTTCTTGCTCGGATCGTTGTAGCGCTCGTAGTCGATCTCGAGCGGGGTGATCTTGCTCTCGCCGTTCCTGAAGCGGATCAGCAGCGCCTTCGGGGTCACGCTGCGGTAGGTGCTGTCCTCCGGCAGGTCGTCGTTGGTGGCGCCGCCGGCGGAGAAGACGGTCATCAGGAGTTGGCTCTCGTCGTCGTAGACGCGCCGGAAACCCTCGTCGACCTTCTCGTGCCCGCGGACCAGCGTGTGAGCGCCGATGCGCTGCAGGAACGCCTGGCACTGGAGCCGTCCGAAGGGGAAGCGTGCCGACTGCTCCTGGAGCGAGGCGGGGATCACGTCGGCGCTCGAGGGGTCGCTCCACATCATCTGGAAGCGAATGTCCCAGTCGTTGAGGCTGGATAGATCCTTGTACTTCTGCTTCAGCGTGAGGTCCCGCGGCAGACCGCCGTGCACGAAGACGAAGCGCTCGAAGAGCAGCAGCGTCGGCATCGCGTCGAAGAGCTTCATGTAGTGGGCGAACACCTCCTGGGAAAGGTGGGGGCGGAGCGTATTCATCGCCTCGGAGGGCCGCACCGCGCCGTACACCTTGCCCTCGTGCTCCACGTAGTACTCGTGGTTGCCGCGCAGCACGTAGACGTGCTCCGGCGCGGTCACGAACATCTGCATCACCGAGCGCAGCACGCCCTGGTAGCTGAACATGCCCCGGTCGATGTAGTCCCCGAGCAGCACCAGCTTGGGGTTCGGGTGGTGCGCGGGATCCGCGCGATATTTGGCCACCTTGCCGAAGAAATCGCTCTGCATCAGCACGGCCTTCAGGCAGCTGTAGCAGCCGTGGAGATCTCCGATGACGATCAGCTCGTAGTCCTCGCCGGGCTTGGTGGGGCACACGTAGACGTGGCCGTCGAGGAAGGGGTCCTGCCCGGAAAGCTCGCTGAGCTTCTGCTTGCCGGCCAAGGAGCCCTTCGCGGCGGCGCGTTGCCGGTCCAGCGCGGCCATGAAGCTGTCCATGAGCTGCTCGTCGGCGCGCACCTGCTGCAAGAGCCGCTCCGGGTGCGCGACGTAGTTGTGCTCGAATTGGTCGAAGAACGGGTGGTTCTCCGTCAAGGGAGGCAGCGCCAGAACGTCGTGGATCGAGACCGGCGGCCTGTCGGCCCCGTCTTCGAGCAGCTCGACGCCCAGGTCCTCCTCGAGCAGAGCCAACAGCTCGCCGCGGAACTTCGCCTCGGCCGGGTGGACCTGGCCGTCGGCGTTGATCAAGAGGTCCACCACATCCATCAGCTGTTCTTGGCCACCTTTGTCGAAGCTCTTGAAGATCTCGAAGCAGCGCAGCTTGAGCTGGGCGTGGACGAATGCGTCCTGCTTCTCGCCAGCGGACACGGCTTCGTGGAAGAGCTCCTTCACCTGTCGGTCGATGCCCTCGAACACCTCGGTGAAGTGGCTGGTGAACTTGCGGGTGAGCTCTTCCCGTAGCTGCACGTCCTCGGCGGGTACCGCGCCCGCGACCCGATGCGCGACGAGCTTGCCGATGTAGCCCCGGACGAACGACTTCTCGGCGTCGTCGAAGTCGCCGTCGATGTAGCCGAAAGTCGTCAGGTAGAAGATGACCGCGCGCATCTGCTTGTCTGCGGTCGGCCCGTCCGCGCTGAAGGTGAGGAGTGTGTCCACGCCTCGACGCTAGCCTGCTGACCCCGAGATTGCGACGGGGAGCCCGGGGCCGCTCGGCTCAGCGCATTTCTGCTCTGCTCGGGAACCGGAAGCGGTGCGTGACGGGGACGGAGCCCAGGAGGTCCATCGGCCCCGTCTTGTAGCCGAAGGCTACTTGCCGCGCGCCGCCATGTGACAGGCGGAGCAGGTCTCCAGCAGCTCCGCGTAGAGCTTGGCGCGATCGCCGGCGCTCTTCTTCGCGGCTGCCGTCGGGACGAGCGCGCCGAAGCGCACCGCCGCGCTGCGGGCGTGCACGCCGCCTTTCGCCAGCACTTCCTTGGGAAATTCTTCTCCCACCAAGGCATCGGCGCCGGCCTTCCAGGCCGCGTCGGAGGGGACGTACAGCCCCTCCCACAAGCGCTCGGAGGCCCAGGCGTGTCGCTTCATGCGATCCTCGAGCGTCTTGCCGGCGACCGGTGGCGCCTCGACCTGAAGCTTCGGCCCACCCGCTGCCTTGTGGCAGCTGCCGCACGCGACGCCGATGTCTGCGATGGCGGCGGTGGCGCTCGGCAGATCCGGGCTCTGGCCGAAGCGCTTCGCGGCCTTGCCCAGCGCGTCGAGGGATGGCTTCCAGCTGCCTTGCACGGTGCCGAGCCCCTTCATGCTCTCGAGCGCCGCTGCCGGCTTGACCGTCGCGGCGAGCGCGCCGTCGATGACGGCCTTGCGGATCACGGCTGTCTCCTTGAAGTGCGCGCGCATCAGGCGCTCCCGGGGCGAGCCGGAGGTGTCCTCCTCCGGAGGCGGTGTCTCGGGCGTCGCCGCGGTGCTGCCGGCGTCTTCGACGGGCGCTGGCTCCGCGGTCGCGGTCGGCGCTGCCGGCGGTGGAGCGGCTGTCGCGGTGGGAGCGGTCGTCGCCGGCGGTGGGGGGCTGCCGCAGCTGACGAGACAGAACGCGGTGAGGGCAACGGCGCGGTGAAGCATGGTGCAGAGCGCATACCACGCGGCAGAGGAGCCCGACAAACGCCCGCGACCGCAATGCCTGCGCGCAGGACGGCGGCCATCCCCGCGGAGCCACGTCACGCAGATGCAGGGGTTGCGCGAGGCGTGGGGAGTCGGGTCCGCGCCACGATCTCCGCCAGGGTCAGCCGGTTGATCTGGTTCGTGCCCTCGTAGATCTGCGTGAGCTTCGCGTCGCGAAGCGCCTTGTCCACCAGGCGGCGTTCGGGCGCCTCGAGGGGGACCAGATCGCAGGCGCGGTCGCACACCCACACCGCCGCGTCGGAGCAGGCGACCTTCGCGCTCGACGCCCGCGCGAGCTGCGCGGCGAGCTTCCCCGAGCGGCCGAGCTTCGCCAGGAAGCGAGCGAAGCCGGCCTCGGTCAGGCGCTTCAAGCGACGCTCCGGCAGGGCGGCGTGGAGCCCCCTCGCGGCCGAACCGATGCCGGTCTCGAGCCAGCCTTGGGGCGCGATCTGCGCGTCGAACCCGAGCGCCGCATCCAGGTAGGTGAGGCGGCTCGAGTGAACGCGCGTGGTCATCTCGGCCACGACGTCCTTCACCCAACCTTGTCGCAGGGACGCAGGATGCGCGTCCGGCAACCTCGCGAGCGCGGCGAGTGTGGCCTCCAACGCTCCGCGCGCGATGCCCGTGGCGATGGCGCCGACGGGTGCGCGTGACGCCGCCAGGATCAGCTCGGTGAGCTCGAAGCCCGAGCCCTCTGGTCCGATGCGATCGAGCTCGGGCACGAACGCGCCGTCGAATTCGGTCTCGGTGGCCGGCGAGGCGCGCTGCCCCAGCTTGAGCTCGTCCCGTACGGCGCGAAACCCTGGGCGCTGCGTGTCCACCAGGAACGCCGTCCAGGACTCGCGGGGGCGCGCGCGGTCGAGCGCCGCGTGGACCACGATCCAGCGCGCGATCGACCCGTTGGACGTGAAGCTCTTGCGCCCGTGGAGCAGGTAGCCGCCGGTCACGCGCTCCGCCCAGGTCGGCGCCACGACGCGGCCGAGGCCCTCCGGGTGCTCGACGTCCGAGCCGCTCGAAGGCTCGGTGATGGCCCAGGCGAACAGGGTGGGGCGCTCCCGGGCTTCGAGCCGCTCCCGAGCTGCGGGGCGCACGACGCGCACCCAGAGCCCGACGTCCAGGCTGAAGAGCAGCGCGGACAGCCCCAGCGAGCTCACGCCGATCAAGAGCGCGAGCCCGCCGCAGGCCCGCGCCAGCTCCTCGGAGGCCGCGGCGACCTCCGCGGAGCGCGCGGCATCGCCGCCGAGCGCGCGGGGAGCCATGCAGGTCAGAAACCCTTCGCGCGCCGCAGCTCGCAGCACCTCCCAGTCGGCGCTCCCGATGGGGTGGGGCCGACCCGCTTGCTCGTCGATGGCGAGCGCCCGCGGCTCGAGCACGCGCGCGGCGAAATCCCGGGCACGCGCGCGCATGCGGGTGACGTGCGGCGGCTCGAGCCAGGGGCCGGCGTCGCGGATAAGGTCGGGCGCGCGGCGGTCTGGCCTGAAGGGGCGGTCCACTCGGCCGATGCTGCTATCCCTCGCGCCGGGCTGCAAATGACCGCGCACAGTTTGGCATCGATCATTGCCCCCCACGTCTCGGCCTCCCATGCTCCGGCCATGGCCACCCAGCTTCCCATCGTCTACCGCCGCGCGCGGGCCTGGGTCCTCGCCGTGTCTGCGCCGAGCCGCGAGCTTCGCGGGCTCTTGCCCGACCGCCGGCTCCGGCCCGTCGAGGTCCGGCCGGGGCGCGGCGTCTTGGCCGCAGCGCTCTTCGACTACCAGGACACGAGCATCGGCCCGTATCGAGAGGCCGCGCTCTCGGTCCCCTGTCGCTGGGAGCGCTCGACCCGTGTCCCGCTCTTGCCGCTCTTGGCGGAGCGGTACCTCGACGACGTCGGGCACTGGGTGGCGCTCTTGCCCGTCACGACGCAGGTGGCGGACGAGGCGGGTCGGACCATCTGGGGCTACCCGAAGTTCGTGGGCGAGATCGACATCGAGGAGCGCGGCGACCGCGTGCGCTGCAACGTCTCCGACGCCGGCGAGCGGGTCTTCGGCTTCGAGGTCGAGCGTCCCGGACCATCGCGTCCGATGCGCTTCCCGCTTCGCACCTACTCGCTGCTCGACGACGAGATCCACTTCACCGAGATCGACGTGGACGCCCTGGGCTCGCGACGCATGATCGGCGCGCGGGGTTCCCTCTCGCTGTCGACGCACCGACGCCTGGCCGGACTGCCGCCCGCCGAGCGGTTCGGGCGGCGACCGCTCGAGGCCCGCTGGTTCGACGAATATCGCTTGGAGCTCGACCGAGCGAGCACGCGCTACCGCCTGAAGCGCCATTGAAGAGGTCCGGCTGCTAAGCTCCGGCCCATGTTCGCGCGCGCTCTGTTCGGGTGTCTCTGCCTCGTCGTCCTGGTCGATTGCGAGCGCCCGGTGTACGTGAAGTACGTCCCGCTGGAGCGAAAGACCGAGCTCGACGACAAGACGCTCTTCGCCGCGACCGAGGGCGCGCTGCTCGATCGGGGCTACCTGTTCCAGCGCCGAGACGAGGCCGCCCACCAGCTCTTGACCAAGCCGCGCATCTTGACGGGGGGCGAGGGCGATCCCGAGTTCAAGTACGTGTGGCTCGCCGACACCGCCGGCGGAACGCTCAGGCTCAGGGTGATGTGTCAGGAGAACCGTCCCGAGGCCGAACCGGTGAGCTGCGGCGAGCAGACGCCGGAGAAGATCATGAAGGAGCAGCACGCCATCGCCGAGCAGGCGTTGAAGGAAGCACGCGGCGAGTGACCCGATCGGGGACGGTGCGCGCAAGTCGTGCGCGGTACCGGTCGCTCCCCGGGTGCTAGCCTCGGAGCGGGAGAGCCTCGCATGCTCCGCGCGTCGATCTGGGTGGTGCTGGCAGCGCTGGCGTCGTCCGCGCCGGGCTGCGGCGAGGACGAAGAGTCGGGGGGCGGTCGGTCGGACGCGGGCAGCGACGTGAGCGCGAGCGATGCTCCGGAAGACTCGCCGCTCGACACCGGCTCCGACGCGCCGCCCAGCGACGCCGGGGCCGACGGGTTCGACTCCGCCGACGCGGCGAGCGATGAGGCGGAAGCCTTCGACTCCGCGGAAGCGGCGACCGACGCTGGCAGCGACGCCGCGGAAGCGGAGGCCGGGAGCGGCCTCGGCGCCATGTCCGTCGCTGAGCTCGCGGCCGCCCTGCCGAGCAAGACCTTCATCATGCTCAACGTCCACGTGCCCTACGCCGGCGAGATCCCCGGCACCGACGCGAACCTCGACTACAAGGACGTTCCGAGCATCGAGGCGTACATCGGCACGAACAAGGGCGTGGACGTGGTGCTCTACTGCTACTCGAACTCGATGGCGCTCTCCGCCGCCAACGCGCTCCTGGCCGACGGCTACACGAAGGTGCGCTACGTGGACGGCGGGCTCGCCGCTTGGAAGAACGCCGGTCACCCGGTCGAGTTTCACGACAAGTGAGGCTCAGCTCCCCGGCATCGCGAAGCGCAGGAGCGGTGGTCCCGTCCTGAAGCCGGGTCCGCCACCGATGCTCTGCACCAGCGACGCGGCCACGATGAAGTCGCCGGAGAGATCGAGGACCAGCACCTTGGCGCAGGGGTCCGCGCGGCTCGCGCACTCGAGCGCGATCCAGCCCGGAACGCCCTCGAACCGGAGCTCGGGGGAGGCGGCTCTGACGACGCTGCCCTCGCGCAGCAGAGCCGAGTAGCCCCGCCCGGCGCGCTCGCTCACCCAGAGCTCGGTCGTGGGCTTGGCCTCCTCGTCGGGCGTCGGGGGCCCCGGCACCGCGTAGAGCATTTCGAAGCTGACGTTACCCGCGCGGACCGTCGCCTGGGGGTAGCCCGCGTAGGCGACCGTCATCAGCGCGCCGGCGCCCACGACGAACGCGCTCTGGCCGTCGAGGTGGACATTGGGATGGGCGTCGAAGGGTCGGCCGGGATTGACCTGCTTCCAGATCTCTCGGTTCGCCTTGAGCGCGCTGAACAACCCGTGGATGCGCTTCGGCGCCGGACCCGTAGGGAGCTCCGCCGCGGGCGCCACGGGCCTCCCGCTCAGGGTCACACCTTCCCGGGTCACCTCGATCGCCGGCTCGAGGTGCTCCTTGCAGGGGTACTTGCCGGTTTCGCTCAGCTCTTGCAGGCGCAGCAGGTCGTCGTGGTCGAGCTCGCCGTGACACTTCGGCTGGCCGCGGCAGCCCGCGGCGAGCGTGAGCGCGAGGGAGAGCCCCGCGACTCTACTCAAGCGCATCGGCCTCCCGGACGGGGCGCGGGACGCCGACGGGCTACCGCAGCGAAGACCAGCGCGAGCAGGGCGGCGAACGAGCCGCCGCGAGCCCCTACCGCGTGGCAGCCGCAGCCAGCGTCGTCGTCGTTCTGGCTCGTGCCGCTGCCGCCGGATGCGCCGCCGCTTCCGGCGCCGCCGCTCGACGCGCCGCCGGCGCCGCTGCCGCCGCTACCCGACGCTCCGGCGCTCGCGCAGAGAGAGCCGGGAGGCCAGACCAGCGGGCTCTTCGCGTAGGCAGCCAGGCGCGCCCGCATGTCGGCGGCGGTGCCACCGGCGGTGGAGGACGCAGGCGGCACCGTCGCGAGCTTCGCGCTCTCGTAGGCGCGGTATCCGTCGGGATCGCCGCTGCCGCGCAGGTCGAAGAGGACCGCGCCCAGCCCGGCCTTCGCGAAGCGCTCGAGCTCGCTCGGCTGAGTGTCGAAGAAGTGGAAGTCGGTCGTGCCGATCTGCGCCTGCCAGAGCACGATGGGCACGTTTGCCTCGGCGCTGACCGCGCTGAACCAGGCCACGTTGGTGTCGAGCAGCGTCGGGTCCCAGGGCTCCCACCACTTGGCCTCGTCAGCCTCCAGGTGCGGCTGTTCGGTGAAGATGACGTCCCACTCGCCCAGCGAGGAGTAGAAGCCCGTGACGACCTCCGGCTTCTGACCCACCCGGAAGTTCGAAGCGTGCCAGCCCAGACGCACCGCCGGCGCGTGCTGGTCGCGGAGGGCGAGCAGCGCGCGGCCGAAGCCGGACGCATCATCGGGAAACCCCGCGACGTCGGCGTGCCCGGAGCTCGCCACGGCGACCGGGATGCTCGTAGCGTCCGCGTTGCCCTCGACGCCCATCGCCCACATCATGAATCCCCACGAGTCCGGCTCGACGTGCAGAATGGTCGGCACGCCGGTCTTCGCGGCCGTCTGAAGCAGGAAGACGAAGCTGTCGAAGTAGCTCTTCATCAGCGCGGGATCGGCCAGCGCTGCTTTGACCACGTCCGCTTCGCTCCCGGACAGCTTCTGCTGGCCGAGCTGGAGCAGCTGGTAGAACGTGTAGACGGGCATCGCCCCGAGGCTCGTGGCGATCTTGGCCTTGTCGAGCAGCCAAGCCTCCACGTCCGGCTTGGGATCGCTCGTCGGCACGGCGTAGAGGTAGAGGAACTTCCAGTCGACGCCGTGCTGCTGCTCGGCGACGGCTGGCCAGTCGCCCGCGGCCGAGAAGCTCGACACTCCGACCCCGAGCGTCGGACCGAGGTCGGCGCACACGTCGTGCTTGGGCAGCGCGAGGCCGGTGCTCGTGGCGAGCAGGCTTGCCGAGAAGAGCAACGCTGCCGGGGCCCGGAGCATGCCCGAGCTTACCAGGCAGTAGGAGCCGCGGCGAGGGCGGGATCAGTCGCGCGCTTGGAGGTCGCGGATCTCCTCGAGCTCGGCGATGGCCTCGAGATCTTTGGCGCGACCGGCGGCGCGCTTCACCTCGATGAGCTTCGGAAGCCCGAGCACCAAGCACTCGACCCCGAAGAGCGCGAGGCGCTTCGTGTGGCTCTCCAGCGCCTGGTAAGTCCCGCCACCGGCTATCTCACCGAGGACGTCCAGGTCTCCGACGCTGGTGGTCAGCGTGAAGTTGAGGCCGTGTTTCACCGTCTCCTCGTCGAAACGGAACGGGAGGCCCGGCGGGGCTCCCCGCAGGTAGGGTGAGAAGGGTCCGAGCGCGTGCACCAGCCGGGCGATGTTCGTTTGCGAACGTTCGTACACGACGTCGAGATCTTGGGTCAATCGCGCGGAGCCGTGGGCCGTCGCGGCGGCGCCGCCCACCACGATGAACTGCACACCCTCGTTCGCGAGGGCGCGCAGAGCCGCCTCGAAGTCAATCACTTGCCATCCGCAGCGCGTCCGGCTCTGCGCAGTTCTCGCGCGAACTTCTGGAGCTCCATCAGCTGCCGGAAGCGTTCCTCCACGCTCAAGCGCAAGTTGCGCTGGAGGAGCGTGCGATCGATCCCCTTGCGGTACTCCCGCACCACCGCTTCCATGCTGTCCATCGGCGCGCTCAAGGCAGCGGGATGATAGCAGCGAGCTCGCGAGTGAGCCACGCGGGTCGTACGCGACCGAGCGCCGAGCCCGCGAAGCGCTCAAGACCCGCAGTCGCCCAAGCGCACCGTGCCCGTCCCGGCGTCCGCGTCGGCGGACAGCGCGAGCTTGCCCCGGGTCGTGGCGACCGTGCCCCCGAGCTCCAGCTTGTCGGGCCGTGCGCCGGTGGCGCGCGCCACGGCTTCTTGCCAGCTCTGCTCCGGGGGCGGCTGGATGCGCAGACAGCGGGCGGGACGCTCGTCCTTCGGGATCGCGTACTCGAA
It encodes the following:
- a CDS encoding acyl-CoA/acyl-ACP dehydrogenase, with product MDRPFRPDRRAPDLIRDAGPWLEPPHVTRMRARARDFAARVLEPRALAIDEQAGRPHPIGSADWEVLRAAAREGFLTCMAPRALGGDAARSAEVAAASEELARACGGLALLIGVSSLGLSALLFSLDVGLWVRVVRPAARERLEARERPTLFAWAITEPSSGSDVEHPEGLGRVVAPTWAERVTGGYLLHGRKSFTSNGSIARWIVVHAALDRARPRESWTAFLVDTQRPGFRAVRDELKLGQRASPATETEFDGAFVPELDRIGPEGSGFELTELILAASRAPVGAIATGIARGALEATLAALARLPDAHPASLRQGWVKDVVAEMTTRVHSSRLTYLDAALGFDAQIAPQGWLETGIGSAARGLHAALPERRLKRLTEAGFARFLAKLGRSGKLAAQLARASSAKVACSDAAVWVCDRACDLVPLEAPERRLVDKALRDAKLTQIYEGTNQINRLTLAEIVARTRLPTPRATPASA
- a CDS encoding acetoacetate decarboxylase family protein codes for the protein MATQLPIVYRRARAWVLAVSAPSRELRGLLPDRRLRPVEVRPGRGVLAAALFDYQDTSIGPYREAALSVPCRWERSTRVPLLPLLAERYLDDVGHWVALLPVTTQVADEAGRTIWGYPKFVGEIDIEERGDRVRCNVSDAGERVFGFEVERPGPSRPMRFPLRTYSLLDDEIHFTEIDVDALGSRRMIGARGSLSLSTHRRLAGLPPAERFGRRPLEARWFDEYRLELDRASTRYRLKRH
- a CDS encoding rhodanese-like domain-containing protein; amino-acid sequence: MLRASIWVVLAALASSAPGCGEDEESGGGRSDAGSDVSASDAPEDSPLDTGSDAPPSDAGADGFDSADAASDEAEAFDSAEAATDAGSDAAEAEAGSGLGAMSVAELAAALPSKTFIMLNVHVPYAGEIPGTDANLDYKDVPSIEAYIGTNKGVDVVLYCYSNSMALSAANALLADGYTKVRYVDGGLAAWKNAGHPVEFHDK